One Papaver somniferum cultivar HN1 chromosome 10, ASM357369v1, whole genome shotgun sequence genomic window carries:
- the LOC113316027 gene encoding uncharacterized protein LOC113316027, translated as MDMILMIMMMDDDDVCDEVCVGAMLGFSNSKKVEQYKEILDIFRKIHVNIPLIDAIKQVPKYWRVFKDIYFNKDMLDLGASINVMHASIYESLNLGPLKETGITLELDDRSNEYPRADFSVFEMTYGSTDTSLPLLLGQPFMSIARTKIDVHDGSLSMEFDGQVIRFNIYETMRYPSDVHSCFSIDVIDTLAPQMFNIDGVDALKTVLTTPIDNGLECGDVIKDTIGSLNSLQEKSPHESDSFIYLPVSNEKLVPSILQTPKLELKPLPNHLKYLYLGYKEELPVIVSKELTELQEKNTSSIVEGVQNNHRMDNC; from the exons ATGGATATGATACTGATGATCATGATGATGGATGATGATGATGTCTGCGATGAAGTTTGTGTTGGTGCTATGCTCGG GTTTTCTAATTCTAAAAAGGTGGAACAATATAAGGAGATTTTAGACATTTTcaggaagattcatgtgaacattccaTTGATAGATGCAATTAAACAAGTCCCTAAATATTGGAGAGTTTTTAAGGATATTTAT TTTAATAAGGATATGCTTGATTTAGGAGCATCAATAAATGTTATGCATGCATCTATATATGAATCTCTTAATTTAGGTCCTCTGAAAGAAACTGGAATTACTTTAGAGTTGGATGACCGTTCTAATGAGTACCCTAGAG CGGATTTCAGTGTGTTTGAGATGACATATGGATCAACTGACACATCTCTACCTTTACTTCTCGGACAACCATTTATGAGCATAGCTAGAACTAAGATTGATGTGCATGACGGTTCGTTGAGTATGGAATTTGATGGACAAGTGATACGTTTCAACATTTACgaaacgatgagatatcctagtgatgtccactcttgcttCTCCATCGATGTGATTGATACTTTGGCTCCACAAATGTTCAATATAGATGGGGTGGATGCGCTTAAAACCGTGTTGACTACACCCATTGATAATGGTTTGGAATGTGGTGACGTAATCAAGGACACTATTGGATCACTTAACTCTTTGCAAGAAAAATCACCACACGAGAGTGATTCCTTTATATATTTACCAGTATCTAATGAAAAACTTGTGCCGTCTATCTTGCAGACTCCAAAGCTAGAACTGAAACCTCTTCCGAATCACCTGAAATACTTGTATTTAGGTTATAAAGAGGAGTTACCAGTAATAGTTTCTAAGGAACTAACTGAATTGCAGGAAAAAAATACTTCTTCGATTGTTGAGGGAGTACAAAACaaccataggatggacaattgctga